One Camelina sativa cultivar DH55 chromosome 3, Cs, whole genome shotgun sequence genomic window carries:
- the LOC104778118 gene encoding auxin-responsive protein IAA18-like → MKGCHRNGEMAPKLLDLMIPQERRPWFHDDSNSVFNTEDKKLELKLGPPGGGEDEHGSSLTRHIKKEPKDKSILFSPSTKTTSHKRTAPGPVVGWPPVRSFRKNLASGSSSKLGSDLTTSNGVALKNQNDDVKTVEPKRQGGMFVKINMYGVPIGRKVDLSAHDSYEQLSFTVDKLFRGLLAAQRDLSSSIEDEKPITGLLDGNGEYTLTYEDNEGDKMLVGDVPWQMFVSSVKRLRVIRTAEISSALTYGNGKQEKMRR, encoded by the exons aTGAAGGGTTGTCATAGAAACGGTGAAATGGCTCCGAAGCTGCTTGACTTGATGATTCCACAAGAGAGAAGACCATGGTTTCACGATGACAGTAACTCTGTTTTCAACACAGAGGATAAGAAGCTTGAGCTAAAGCTTGGACCACCTGGTGGTGGTGAAGACGAGCATGGTTCTTCGTTAACAAGACACATCAAGAAAGAACCTAAAGACAAATCTATCCTCTTCTCTCCTTCCACCAAAACCACATCCcataaaag AACTGCTCCTGGTCCAGTGGTGGGATGGCCTCCGGTTCGGTCTTTCAGGAAGAACTTAGCGAGTGGAAGCTCttcaaagcttggaagcgactTAACAACCTCCAATGGTGTCGCCCTCAAGAACCAAAACGATGATGTTAAGACAGTGGAACCAAAGAGACAAGGAGGTATGTTCGTGAAGATCAACATGTATGGTGTTCCCATTGGTCGTAAAGTCGATCTCAGTGCTCATGATAGCTATGAGCAGTTATCTTTCACAGTCGACAAGCTCTTCAGAGGTCTTCTTGCTG CTCAAAGAGACTTATCATCGTCTATAGAAGATGAGAAACCAATCACTGGACTATTAGATGGGAATGGAGAATATACTCTTACATATGAAGACAATGAAGGAGACAAGATGCTTGTAGGAGATGTCCCATGGCA AATGTTTGTGTCTTCTGTGAAGAGGCTGCGTGTGATTAGAACCGCAGAGATTTCTTCAGCATTAACAT ATGGAAATGGTAAGcaagagaagatgagaagatga
- the LOC109130882 gene encoding uncharacterized protein LOC109130882 yields the protein MAASFALLRDLRPYKSSWRIQVKILHSWRQYTVQTGETLEMDVKIHASVKKDLVPRFAPQLRVGEWKFVETFGLTHATGQFRPTNHLYKISFQTSTVVSRCEDVSASNYLSLAKFEPILNEEINPCMLVDAIDQVVNIGELEEKETNNKPNHKLDFELRDENDVRLPCTLWGALAQQVFAACQEADGPTVICVIRFSKVKKFKGVVSLSNSYSATQVFINPPYPEVAEFIQTLPNDGLALTFRENVPNNQIVALTDDFYDQFPRKTISELLTTDEIGKARLLCTIYAIDTDWSCTAEKIITQSAATLLNGSLAEISDPDNLPDAINNVIGKTYLFVVCVDKANIYDRKDSFKVAKVLLNDGTLGEESMLGSQDTIHLESIVSGDQMQLMLTSSQDGAETNTPSSKRVSSFNVESAEQSSTTKKLCLAASDLDKENENMDNEGIIDSEGSKVNQREGKGIGKSNGKKNQPNKTGGVHIKTEK from the exons ATGGCAGCTTCATTTGCCCTTCTCCGAGATCTGCGTCCTTACAAATCTTCATGGAGGATCCAAGTCAAGATCTTGCATTCATGGCGCCAATACACTGTCCAAACTGGAGAAACATTAGAGATG GATGTTAAAATACATGCAAGCGTGAAGAAGGATTTAGTTCCACGGTTTGCTCCTCAGCTTCGAGTTGGTGAGTGGAAGTTTGTAGAAACCTTCGGCCTTACTCATGCAACTGGTCAGTTTCGCCCAACCAATCATTTGTACAAGATTAGTTTTCAAACTAGCACGGTTGTCTCGCGTTGTGAAGATGTATCTGCATCCAACTACTTGAGTCTTGCTAAGTTTGAGCCAATTTTGAATGAAGAGATTAATCCCTGTATGTTAGTTG ATGCAATCGACCAAGTTGTTAACATAGGAGAACTGGAGGAAAAGGAAACTAATAACAAGCCGAATCATAAGCTCGATTTCGAGTTGAGAGATGAAAA TGATGTAAGGCTACCTTGCACACTATGGGGTGCACTTGCCCAACAAGTTTTTGCTGCTTGCCAGGAAGCTGATGGACCAACAGTGATATGTGTGATCAGATTTTCGAAAGTCAAAAAATTTAAAG GTGTTGTGAGTTTGTCTAATTCTTATAGTGCTACCCAAGTTTTTATCAACCCTCCCTATCCTGAAGTTGCTGAATTTATTCAAAC ACTTCCAAACGATGGTCTGGCTCTTACCTTCCGAGAGAATGTACCAAATAACCAGATTGTAGCATTGACAGATGATTTTTATGATCAGTTTCCCAGGAAAACCATATCAGAGCTACTCACTACTGACGAG ATTGGTAAGGCAAGGTTGTTGTGCACCATCTATGCAATTGATACAGATTGGTCGTG TACAGCTGAGAAAATCATCACCCAAAGCGCTGCTACTCTCTTAAATGGATCACTAGCTGAG ATTTCAGACCCAGACAACTTGCCAGACGCAATCAACAATGTCATTGGAAAGACATACCTCTTTGTGGTATGTGTTGACAAGGCAAACATTTATGATCGTAAGGACTCTTTCAAGGTtgcaaaagtgttgttgaatgaTGGTACGTTGGGAGAGGAGAGCATGCTTGGATCTCAGGATACAATACATCTAGAATCTATTGTATCCGGTGACCAG ATGCAATTAATGCTTACTAGCAGTCAAGATGGTGCTGAAACTAATACACCATCTTCCAAGCGTGTATCATCCTTCAATGTGGAGTCCGCTGAGCAATCATCCACAACCAAGAAGTTGTGTCTTGCAGCCTCAGATTTggacaaagaaaatgaaaacatggACAATGAAGGAATCATTGATTCTGAAGGTTCCAAGGTCAATCAAAGAGAGGGGAAAGGTATCGGAAAATCTAATGGGAAAAAGAACCAACCAAATAAGACTGGAGGTGTGCACATCAAGACTGAGAAGTAG
- the LOC104778120 gene encoding protein IQ-DOMAIN 14-like yields MGKVARWFKGVFGIKKSTERSSVSGGDSVRGGDHSGDFNASKDPVWLTTYQTNTEKEQNKNAIAVATATASAAEVAVSSAKAAAAMVKQTSEGRAGDIITKKDRWAAVKIQKVFRGSLARKALRALKGIVKLQALVRGYLVRKRAAAMLQSIQTLIRVQTAMRSKRINRCLNKEDSNNMFQPRQSLLEKFDEAGERSPKIVEIDDTYKRRTSSRSKSKQVHNVGAMSEYEDDFVYKENDLELSFSDEKLKFASAQNTPRFSRHHTANNCYYVMQSSGKSVCRNVLCDDGGSLSTPGYMEKTKSFKAKVRSHSAPRQRTERKRLSLDEVMASKSSVTGVNMLQQQPPRYSCSYNPY; encoded by the exons ATGGGTAAAGTAGCGAGATGGTTCAAGGGCGTGTTTGGTATAAAGAAGAGTACAGAAAGAAGTAGCGTTTCCGGCGGCGACTCCGTCAGAGGCGGCGATCATTCCGGCGACTTCAATGCTTCGAAGGACCCTGTTTGGTTGACAACTTATCAGACGAATACAGAGAAGGAACAGAACAAGAACGCAATTGCGGTTGCAACTGCTACGGCCTCAGCCGCAGAAGTAGCGGTTTCGTCGGCCAAAGCGGCTGCGGCAATGGTTAAACAGACCAGTGAAGGAAGAGCGGGAGATATTATCACCAAGAAGGACCGGTGGGCTGcggtcaaaatacaaaaagtctTCAGGGGCTCTTTG GCGAGGAAAGCGTTAAGAGCTTTGAAAGGTATAGTGAAGCTACAAGCTCTAGTGAGAGGATACTTGGTAAGGAAACGTGCTGCTGCGATGCTGCAGAGCATACAAACTCTAATTAGAGTCCAAACGGCTATGCGATCTAAACGGATCAATCGCTGCCTCAACAAAGAGGACAGCAACAACATGTTTCAACCTCGACAATCACTACTT GAAAAGTTTGATGAAGCGGGTGAGAGAAGTCCGAAAATTGTAGAGATTGATGATACGTACAAGAGGAGAACGAGTTCGAGATCGAAGTCCAAACAAGTGCACAATGTTGGTGCAATGTCTGAATATGAAGATGATTTTGTTTACAAAGAGAATGATTTGGAGTTGAGTTTCTCGGATGAGAAGTTGAAGTTTGCTTCGGCGCAGAACACGCCGAGATTCTCGCGCCACCACACTGCTAATAATTGCTACTATGTAATGCAGTCTTCTGGTAAGAGTGTTTGTCGGAACGTTTTGTGCGACGATGGAGGCAGTTTGAGTACTCCTGGCTACATGGAGAAAACAAAGTCGTTTAAGGCTAAGGTGCGTTCCCACAGCGCGCCGCGTCAGCGAACTGAGAGGAAGAGGTTGTCGCTAGATGAAGTTATGGCCTCTAAGAGTAGCGTTACTGGTGTGAATATGCTGCAACAGCAACCGCCACGCTATTCTTGTTCCTATAATCCGTATTGA
- the LOC104778121 gene encoding pentatricopeptide repeat-containing protein At1g51965, mitochondrial produces the protein MTLLRRRFLNSVDTITRANRRHYATKYVAKVTSSSPSGRSLSAEVSLPNPLPADVRGYPLPRRHLICRATNLITGATNLSDAFSDLSDYLSSLSLSLTPDEASEILKSLNSPLLAVEFFKFVPSLCPNSQNDPFLYNRIILILSRSNLPDRFDRVRSILDSMVKSNVSGNISTVNILIGFFGDTEDLQMCLRLVKKWDLKMNSFTYKCLLQAYLRSRDSSKAFDVYCEIRRGGHKLDIFAYNMLLDALAKDEKIDQACQVFEDMKKRHCRRDEYSYTIMIRTMGRVGKCDEAVGLFNEMITEGLTLNVVGYNTLMQVLARGRMVDKAIQVFSRMVETGCRPNEYTYSLVLNLLVAEGQLVRLDGIVEMSKRYMTQGIYSYLVRTLSKLGHVSEAHRLFCDMWSFPVKGERDSYMSMLESLCGAGKTVEAIEMLSKIHEKGVVTDTMMYNTVFSALGKLKKISHIHDLFEKMKKDGPCPDIFTYNILISSFGRVGEVDHAINIFEELEKSDYKPDIVSYNSLINCLGKNGDVDEAHVRFKEMQEKGLNPDVVTYSTLMECFGKTERVEMAYRLFEEMLVKGCQPNIVTYNILLDCLEKNGRTAEAVDLYTKMKQQGLTPDSITYTVLERLQSGSHGKSRIRRKNPITGWVVSPL, from the exons ATGACGCTTCTTCGCCGCCGTTTCTTAAACTCCGTCGATACAATCACCAGAGCAAACCGCCGGCATTACGCCACCAAGTATGTCGCGAAAGtcacttcatcatcaccatcaggCCGGTCTCTTTCCGCCGAAGTTTCTCTCCCTAATCCTCTCCCCGCCGACGTGCGTGGCTACCCTCTTCCTCGCCGTCATCTCATCTGCAGAGCCACCAATCTCATCACCGGAGCCACTAATCTCTCCGATGCTTTCTCTGACCTCTCTGAttacctctcttctctctcactctcactcaCTCCCGACGAAGCTTCAGAGATTCTCAAATCCCTAAACTCACCTCTCCTCGCCGTCGAGTTTTTCAAATTCGTCCCTTCTCTTTGCCCTAATTCTCAAAACGACCCTTTCCTTTACAACCGCATCATTTTGATCCTCTCTAGGTCAAATCTCCCAGACAGATTCGATCGTGTTCGCTCGATTCTTGATTCCATGGTGAAATCTAACGTTTCTGGGAATATATCAACTGTGAATATCTTAATTGGTTTCTTCGGTGACACGGAAGATTTACAAATGTGTTTAAGATTGGTGAAGAAATGGGATTTAAAGATGAACTCTTTCACTTACAAGTGTCTCCTTCAAGCTTACTTGAGATCTCGTGATTCTTCTAAAGCTTTTGATGTGTATTGTGAGATTAGAAGAGGAGGGCATAAACTTGATATCTTCGCTTACAATATGTTGCTTGACGCTTTAGCTAAAGATGAAAAG ATTGATCAGGCTTGTCAAGTTTTCGAAGATATGAAGAAGAGGCATTGTAGAAGAGATGAGTATTCTTACACGATTATGATCAGGACTATGGGGAGGGTTGGGAAGTGTGATGAAGCTGTTGGTTTATTCAATGAGATGATAACTGAAGGGCTTACGCTTAATGTTGTTGGTTATAATACTCTGATGCAAGTTCTAGCAAGAGGTAGAATGGTTGATAAGGCAATTCAGGTTTTCTCTAGGATGGTTGAAACGGGTTGCCGACCTAACGAGTATACTTATAGTTTGGTTTTGAATCTCTTAGTAGCTGAAGGTCAGCTTGTGAGGTTAGATGGAATTGTGGAGATGTCGAAAAGATATATGACTCAGGGGATATATTCTTATTTAGTTAGAACGTTGAGCAAGTTAGGGCATGTAAGTGAGGCTCACCGGCTATTTTGTGATATGTGGAGCTTCCCTgtgaaaggagagagagatagttACATGTCGATGCTAGAGAGTTTGTGCGGTGCGGGTAAAACTGTTGAAGCTATAGAGATGTTGAGCAAGATTCATGAGAAAGGTGTAGTTACTGATACTATGATGTACAACACTGTGTTCTCTGCACTAGGAAAGCTAAAGAAAATATCTCATATACATGATCTCTTcgagaaaatgaaaaaggatGGTCCTTGTCCGGATATATTCACTTACAATATTCTTATCTCTAGTTTTGGTCGGGTAGGAGAAGTTGATCACGCTATTAACATCTTTGAAGAGCTTGAGAAGAGTGACTATAAACCCGACATTGTTTCTTATAACTCTTTGATCAATTGTCTGGGGAAAAATGGTGATGTTGATGAAGCCCATGTTAGATTCAAGGAGATGCAAGAAAAAGGATTAAACCCTGATGTGGTTACATACAGCACTCTGATGGAATGTTTTGGGAAAACAGAGAGAGTCGAAATGGCATATAGATTGTTCGAAGAGATGCTTGTTAAAGGATGTCAACCGAACATTGTGACGTACAACATTTTGCTTGATTGTCTAGAGAAGAATGGGAGAACCGCAGAAGCAGTTGATCTGTACACAAAGATGAAACAGCAAGGACTCACACCGGATTCAATTACTTACACTGTGCTTGAACGGTTGCAATCTGGCTCTCACGGAAAATCTCGTATCCGTAGGAAGAATCCAATAACTGGTTGGGTGGTCAGCCCGTTATAG
- the LOC104778122 gene encoding putative B3 domain-containing protein At1g51970: protein MTTELNLKLGLAPYDPWVLKKNLTETDLHHGGSLILPKQEFEAILREIGRGLVESLGNGVEVKLHIIEEGHESDDYTLTLVKGNGSYMLTGGWYTIARAKGYKPNDEIGLMWDKWSRRFLFHHIK, encoded by the coding sequence ATGACTACAGAACTCAATTTGAAATTGGGTTTAGCTCCATATGATCCATGGGTTCTAAAGAAGAATTTAACCGAGACTGATCTCCATCACGGTGGTTCGCTTATTCTACCGAAGCAAGAATTTGAAGCAATACTTCGGGAGATAGGGCGTGGTTTGGTCGAGAGTTTAGGAAACGGTGTTGAAGTGAAACTACATATTATAGAGGAAGGTCATGAATCTGATGATTACACATTAACGCTGGTCAAGGGCAATGGCAGTTATATGTTGACAGGAGGATGGTACACTATTGCTAGAGCAAAAGGTTACAAACCAAACGATGAGATCGGACTTATGTGGGATAAGTGGTCTCGAAGATTCTTGTTTCACCATATTAAGTAG
- the LOC109124578 gene encoding probable mitochondrial-processing peptidase subunit alpha-1, mitochondrial: protein MYRTAASRAKALKGVLTRSLRPARYASSSAAAATSSSTPGYLSWLGGGSSSSLTSLDMPLQGVSLPPPLADKVEPSKLKITTLPNGLKIASEMSPSPAASIGLYVDCGSIYEAPYFHGATHLLERMAFKSTLNRTHFRLVREIEAIGGNTSASASREQMSYTIDALKTYVPEMVEVLIDSVRNPAFLDWEVNEELRKMKVEIAELAKNPMGFLLEAIHSAGYSGALASPLYAPESALDRLNGELLEEFMTENFTAARMVLAASGVEHEELLKVAEPLVSDLPNVPRQVEPKSQYVGGDFRQHTGGEATHFAVAFEVPGWNNEKEAVTATVLQMLMGGGGSFSAGGPGKGMHSWLYRRVLNEYQQVQSCTAFTSIFNNTGLFGIYGCSSSEFAATAIELAAKELKDVAGGQVNQQHLDRAKAATKSAVLMNLESRMIEAEDIGRQILTYGERKPVDQFLKTVDQLTLKDIADFTSKVISKPLTMGAFGDVLAVPSYDTISSKFH from the exons ATGTATCGCACGGCAGCTTCACGAGCCAAGGCTCTTAAG ggaGTCCTTACTCGTAGTTTGAGACCTGCACGTTATGCTAGTTCTAGTGCTGCTGCGGCGACAAGTTCGTCTACGCCAGGTTACTTGAGCTGGTTGGGTGGtggatcctcttcttctcttacgTCATTGGATATGCCACTACAAGGCGTATCTCTTCCTCCACCACTTGCTGACAAGGTCGAGCCAAGCAAACTTAAGATCACTACTCTTCCAAATGGTCTCAAAATAGCCTCAGAGATGTCTCCG AGTCCGGCAGCTTCGATTGGTTTATATGTTGATTGTGGTTCTATTTACGAGGCGCCTTATTTCCATGGAGCTACTCATTTGCTTGAAAGAATGGCTTTCAAGAGCACGTTGAACAGAACCCATTTTCGTCTTGTGAGGGAAATAGAGGCCATTGGAGGCAACACGTCTGCCTCTGCGTCTCGGGAGCAAATGAGTTATACTATTGATGCTCTTAAGACCTATGTCCCTGAAATGGTTGAAGTTCTTATTGACAGTGTGAGAAACCCTGCTTTCTTGGACTGGGAAGTGAATGAAGAG CTACGGAAGATGAAGGTAGAGATAGCAGAACTTGCAAAGAATCCTATGGGTTTCCTGTTGGAGGCTATTCATTCTGCTGGTTACTCTGGTGCACTGGCAAGTCCTCTGTACGCACCGGAGTCTGCTTTAGATAGATTGAATGGAGAGCTCTTGGAAGAGTTTATGACT GAGAATTTCACTGCTGCACGGATGGTACTGGCAGCAAGTGGAGTAGAACATGAGGAACTATTAAAAGTTGCTGAGCCATTAGTTTCGGACCTACCTAATGTACCACGCCAAGTGGAGCCAAAATCTCAGTATGTCGGTGGAGATTTCCGCCAACATACTGGTGGAGAG GCTACACACTTTGCGGTTGCTTTTGAGGTGCCTGGCTGGAATAACGAGAAAGAAGCAGTCACCGCCACTGTTCTCCAG ATGCTTATGGGAGGAGGTGGCTCATTCTCTGCGGGAGGTCCTGGAAAAGGAATGCACTCTTGGCTCT ATCGCCGTGTTCTAAACGAATATCAGCAGGTTCAGTCATGCACTGCGTTCACTAGCATCTTTAACAACACTGGATTGTTTGGAATCTATGGTTGCTCG AGCTCTGAGTTCGCAGCAACAGCAATTGAATTAGCAGCTAAAGAACTGAAAGATGTTGCAGGAGGACAAG TTAACCAGCAACATCTTGATCGTGCCAAGGCAGCCACAAAATCTGCAGTCCTGATGAATTTGGAATCTCGG ATGATTGAAGCAGAAGACATTGGTAGACAGATACTTACATACGGAGAGAG GAAACCAGTTGATCAATTCTTAAAGACAGTAGACCAACTAACATTGAAGGACATTGCAGACTTCACCAGCAAAGTTATTTCAAAGCCTTTGACAATGGGTGCCTTCGGAGATG tgTTGGCTGTTCCGAGCTACGACACCATCAGCAGCAAATTTCATTga